The following nucleotide sequence is from Methanocaldococcus jannaschii DSM 2661.
TTTGGAATACTTTTAACTATATTTTCAATTCGTTTGCATATTTCATAAAATTCTTCAAAAGTATTCAACGTTCTAATCTCATCTAAAATTTTACGATAATGGTTATTAAAATTAGGGTTGCCCCTAATATTAGCAACTGCATTAGAAATTTGATTTTCAGGAATATTCTGTTTTTTTACTTCTTCTTTTAATACTTCTTCATAAATTAGATTAAATAAATCTAATGGTGTTTTTTTGGAAATCACATTTTTAAAACAGTCATAAAATTCTTTTGTTATATCTTCCAATTGGTCGTCATAAATATATGTTTTAAATAACCCATCAGCATATTTCTCAAATTTTAAGAATTGAATTTTATTTAGCATATCTTCAAAGTTTATTAAGATATCCTCGTTGATATCTACTTTAATTACTTCTAAAATTTCTTTTATATTAGAAATTATTTTTTCTTTGAACTTATCTTTATTAACAATCTCAAAATAAGCTTCTATGATAGGTTTTTTAGAATATTCTTTATTTTCTTTTCCTAAAAATTCAACTGGTATATCATCTCCC
It contains:
- a CDS encoding AAA family ATPase, with amino-acid sequence MTKTLHLTKVTIRNFRSIKVAHINNIGDIAVFVGANESGKSNILKALNWFGTDKPLGGDDIPVEFLGKENKEYSKKPIIEAYFEIVNKDKFKEKIISNIKEILEVIKVDINEDILINFEDMLNKIQFLKFEKYADGLFKTYIYDDQLEDITKEFYDCFKNVISKKTPLDLFNLIYEEVLKEEVKKQNIPENQISNAVANIRGNPNFNNHYRKILDEIRTLNTFEEFYEICKRIENIVKSIPNTSVSISIPGRNIQLNPYNIFTEILTKFNSIVTIAFINLKPKFVYLDEEMELKGAVIKNTSWSNTLKEENKTTLLMPDFLE